The Deinococcus wulumuqiensis R12 genome has a window encoding:
- a CDS encoding ABC transporter ATP-binding protein → MLRPVSQHRQGNVIETRELRKVYRGRAVVDGLDLTVGEGEVFGFLGPNGAGKSTTVKMLLGLVLPSGGEARVLGGSPADPAVRARLGFLPEQFRFQLWMTGEEFLKFHGRLAGMTASDLRVRVPQVLEEVGLGGRGGEQLGGYSKGMLQRCGLAGAILARPRLVFLDEPTSALDPIGRVEVREIIERLRGEGVAVFLNSHLLSEVEQVCDRVAFVKAGRVLQQGSMRELMGGVIPVSVRLDRVTPELRSALASIGEIHREDTNTPGRADVELWLQSEEQVPAVAGAIHAAGAHLYALTPRRPDLESLFLELIEGTAGHQGGHHA, encoded by the coding sequence ATGCTGCGGCCTGTGAGTCAGCACAGGCAGGGCAACGTGATCGAAACCCGCGAACTGCGCAAGGTCTACCGGGGCCGGGCGGTGGTGGACGGCCTGGACCTGACGGTGGGTGAGGGTGAGGTCTTCGGTTTTCTCGGTCCCAACGGCGCGGGCAAGTCCACCACCGTCAAGATGCTGCTGGGGCTGGTGCTGCCCTCGGGCGGCGAGGCGCGGGTGCTGGGCGGCTCGCCCGCCGACCCGGCGGTGCGGGCGCGGCTGGGGTTTTTGCCCGAGCAGTTCCGGTTTCAGCTGTGGATGACCGGCGAGGAGTTCCTGAAGTTTCATGGCCGCCTCGCCGGAATGACGGCAAGCGACCTGCGCGTGCGGGTGCCGCAGGTGCTGGAGGAAGTCGGCCTCGGCGGGCGCGGCGGCGAACAACTCGGCGGCTACTCCAAGGGGATGCTGCAACGCTGCGGGCTGGCGGGGGCGATTCTGGCGCGTCCCCGGCTGGTGTTTCTGGACGAACCCACCTCGGCGCTCGACCCCATCGGGCGGGTCGAGGTGCGCGAAATCATCGAGCGGCTCAGGGGCGAGGGGGTGGCGGTGTTTCTCAACTCGCACCTGCTCTCGGAAGTCGAGCAGGTGTGTGACCGGGTGGCCTTCGTCAAGGCGGGGCGGGTGCTGCAACAGGGCAGCATGCGCGAGCTGATGGGCGGCGTGATTCCGGTCAGTGTGCGCCTGGACCGCGTGACGCCCGAACTGCGCTCGGCCCTGGCAAGCATCGGGGAAATTCACCGCGAGGACACGAACACGCCGGGCCGCGCCGATGTCGAGCTGTGGCTGCAAAGCGAGGAGCAGGTGCCTGCCGTGGCGGGGGCCATTCACGCGGCGGGGGCGCACCTCTACGCGCTGACGCCGCGCCGCCCCGACCTCGAAAGCCTGTTTCTGGAACTGATCGAGGGCACGGCGGGGCATCAGGGAGGGCACCATGCGTAA
- a CDS encoding aldo/keto reductase family protein: MEYRKLGRSGLKVSEVALGGWETYGVNQDASKMVGDIVRAAYDEGVNFFDQADVYARGQSEQLMGAVLREFPRHTLVISSKVFWPMSDDVNDRGLSRKHVLESIDGSLRRLGTDYLDIYFAHRYDPEVPMEEIVMAFDQVIRDGKALYWGTSMWPAARIAQAVEFARANGLHAPVTEQPEYSMVRRERVEKEILPYTEDAGLGLVVWSPLAMGLLTGKYDEGRPEGARLTEKENWAGSYLTDENIQKVRDLKPIADDLGITRAQLALAWLLRQKGVSSVITGATKVGQIQDTVKAAGVRLSDDVQGRIEEILKPS, translated from the coding sequence ATGGAATACCGCAAACTCGGCAGGAGTGGTCTGAAGGTCAGCGAGGTCGCCCTGGGCGGCTGGGAAACCTACGGCGTCAATCAGGACGCGTCCAAGATGGTGGGCGACATCGTGCGGGCGGCCTACGACGAGGGCGTGAACTTCTTCGACCAGGCCGACGTGTACGCCCGGGGCCAGTCCGAGCAGCTCATGGGCGCCGTGCTGCGCGAGTTTCCCCGGCATACCCTGGTCATCTCCAGCAAGGTCTTCTGGCCCATGAGCGACGACGTGAACGACCGGGGCCTGTCGCGCAAGCACGTGCTGGAGAGCATCGACGGCAGCCTGCGGCGGCTGGGCACCGATTACCTCGACATCTACTTCGCCCACCGCTACGACCCCGAAGTGCCGATGGAAGAAATCGTGATGGCCTTCGATCAGGTCATCCGCGACGGCAAGGCGCTGTACTGGGGCACGTCCATGTGGCCCGCCGCCCGCATTGCCCAGGCGGTGGAGTTCGCACGGGCCAACGGCCTGCACGCGCCCGTCACCGAGCAGCCCGAATACTCGATGGTGCGCCGCGAGCGCGTGGAGAAGGAAATCCTGCCCTACACCGAGGACGCGGGGCTGGGCCTGGTCGTGTGGAGTCCGCTGGCGATGGGCCTGCTGACCGGCAAGTACGACGAGGGACGGCCCGAGGGCGCCCGCCTGACCGAGAAGGAAAACTGGGCGGGCAGCTACCTGACCGACGAGAACATCCAGAAGGTGCGCGACCTGAAACCCATTGCCGACGACCTGGGCATCACCCGCGCGCAGCTTGCCCTGGCGTGGCTGCTGCGGCAAAAGGGCGTGAGCAGCGTGATTACCGGCGCCACCAAGGTCGGCCAGATTCAGGACACCGTCAAGGCGGCGGGCGTGCGCCTGAGCGACGACGTGCAGGGGCGAATCGAGGAAATCCTCAAGCCGTCTTGA